From Mycoplasmopsis mustelae, one genomic window encodes:
- a CDS encoding RDD family protein, translated as MYQNVNFLRRLLGDLLDLLIYGIVFTLIFISFSFNQKDSNGHFKIYYFYLSFLFMSIWTLLYFFILPIITKGKLISNYIFKTRIIDTKTKDYTFAMIFKRNILSSFYIFAIVIFIFSTIYKNDINDKKEGIYIVENTKTIIVLRFITTAFSLLMVLKTANYIMILFHKKKLSLTDFLSNSRVVFIKQVEIQEEELYLLKPFEKKWRKIKRFNEWESLENYDPKL; from the coding sequence ATGTATCAAAATGTTAATTTTTTAAGAAGGCTTCTCGGAGACCTTCTTGATCTTTTAATTTATGGCATTGTTTTTACTTTAATTTTTATTAGTTTTTCTTTTAATCAAAAAGATTCCAATGGACATTTTAAAATTTATTATTTTTATCTTTCGTTTTTATTTATGTCAATTTGAACACTTTTGTATTTTTTTATTTTACCTATAATCACAAAAGGAAAATTAATAAGTAATTACATTTTCAAAACTAGGATTATTGATACAAAGACAAAAGATTATACTTTTGCTATGATTTTCAAACGTAATATTTTGAGTTCGTTTTATATTTTTGCGATTGTAATTTTTATCTTTTCTACAATATACAAAAACGATATAAATGATAAAAAAGAAGGAATTTATATTGTTGAAAATACAAAAACAATTATTGTTCTAAGATTTATTACAACTGCATTTTCATTATTAATGGTTTTGAAAACAGCAAATTATATAATGATTTTATTTCATAAAAAGAAACTTTCTCTTACTGATTTTTTATCTAATTCTAGAGTTGTTTTTATCAAGCAAGTAGAAATACAAGAGGAAGAATTATATTTATTAAAACCATTTGAAAAAAAATGAAGAAAAATTAAAAGATTTAATGAATGAGAGAGTTTGGAGAATTATGACCCTAAATTATAA
- a CDS encoding ATP-dependent helicase, with product MTLNYKKLDLLGDLNEHQSETVRYFDSPLRIIAGAGTGKTKVLTRKVSYLINVLGISPKKILAVTFTNKAAQEMSVRIKKYCRENNEKLNIMTFHSFCANILRREIHNLGYNNNFTILDENDKNMILSNVYKELGITINEVSYKNAIQYISYVKNFNKDIRDLYKNKNSDGILNDIYIQYTNYLAKNGALDFDDLILQTSILFDERPDILMRYKNNYDYILIDEFQDTSVLQYNIIKKIISENTHLTIVGDPDQTIYNWRGADVNLILNFDKDFPNSKTVVLDKNYRSTKVILDAANKLIKHNKNRFNKDLVTDNEVGAKIKYMHSFSEDAEARWVVNEINQLKKEKNQLKSIAILYRSNFYSRAFEQSLIEEGVPHRILNGIKFYQRSEIKDAIAFLRVIFNGHELSMQRIINVPNRGIGETALQNISSFLDSKNEISTLEGLYKNWNQFREEYESIAKKMYGFIKLTLSYRTQLLKNNMKIHRVLNFYLKEIDYYKFIEKNKSLRGTAEENVKELINSIAIWETKNPDKKVEDYLNYINFLSVTDETDGNTNYVTLMTVHSAKGLEYDNIFLVGMSKGVFPTWRIYQDNSIADLDTLEEERRLAYVAVTRAKKRLFISSSRGKIIGTKIDKEPSQFVREIGINTEDGILAGSKAGLDLSENSQEEIISMNSKMVIGDLISHVIFGEGEVIDLGENNNAVIKFSDGSIKTLNKIHHSIRILRER from the coding sequence ATGACCCTAAATTATAAAAAACTTGATTTACTTGGCGATCTTAACGAACATCAATCAGAGACTGTTCGTTATTTTGATTCTCCATTAAGAATTATTGCTGGTGCCGGTACAGGAAAAACAAAAGTTTTAACTCGTAAGGTTTCTTATTTAATTAATGTTTTAGGTATTTCGCCGAAAAAAATTTTAGCAGTTACTTTTACTAACAAAGCGGCACAAGAAATGTCAGTAAGAATTAAAAAGTATTGTCGCGAAAACAATGAGAAGCTAAATATTATGACTTTTCATTCATTTTGTGCTAACATTTTGCGCCGCGAGATACATAATTTGGGTTATAACAATAATTTCACAATATTAGATGAAAATGACAAAAACATGATTTTAAGTAATGTTTATAAAGAACTTGGCATTACTATTAATGAGGTTAGTTATAAAAATGCAATTCAATATATTTCTTATGTAAAAAATTTTAATAAAGATATTCGTGATTTATATAAAAATAAAAATTCAGATGGTATTTTAAATGATATTTACATTCAATACACTAATTACTTGGCTAAAAATGGAGCCTTAGATTTTGATGATTTAATTTTACAAACTAGCATTCTCTTTGATGAAAGACCCGATATTCTTATGAGATACAAAAATAACTATGATTATATTTTAATTGATGAGTTTCAAGATACTTCCGTTTTGCAATATAACATAATTAAAAAAATTATTTCAGAGAATACACATTTAACAATAGTAGGAGATCCGGATCAAACAATTTACAATTGAAGAGGGGCTGATGTTAACTTAATCTTAAATTTTGATAAAGATTTTCCTAATTCTAAAACAGTTGTTTTAGATAAGAATTATCGCTCAACAAAAGTTATTTTAGATGCTGCTAATAAATTAATTAAGCATAATAAAAATCGTTTTAACAAGGATTTAGTTACCGATAATGAAGTAGGAGCTAAAATTAAATATATGCATAGTTTTAGTGAAGATGCTGAAGCTCGTTGGGTAGTAAATGAAATAAACCAACTTAAAAAAGAAAAGAATCAACTCAAATCAATTGCTATTTTATATCGTTCTAACTTTTATTCGCGTGCATTCGAACAAAGTTTAATAGAAGAGGGTGTTCCACACCGTATTTTGAATGGAATTAAATTTTACCAACGTAGCGAAATAAAAGATGCAATAGCATTTTTACGTGTAATCTTTAACGGACACGAATTATCGATGCAACGGATTATAAATGTGCCAAATCGCGGAATAGGTGAAACAGCGCTGCAAAATATCAGTAGTTTTTTAGACTCTAAAAATGAAATTTCTACCTTGGAAGGTTTATACAAAAATTGAAATCAGTTTAGAGAAGAATACGAATCAATTGCCAAAAAAATGTATGGTTTTATAAAACTTACATTATCATATCGCACGCAATTATTAAAAAACAATATGAAAATTCATAGAGTTTTAAATTTTTATTTAAAAGAAATCGATTATTATAAATTTATTGAAAAAAACAAAAGTTTACGTGGAACAGCTGAAGAAAATGTTAAAGAATTGATTAATTCTATAGCAATTTGAGAAACAAAAAATCCTGATAAAAAAGTAGAGGATTATTTAAATTATATTAATTTTCTATCAGTTACTGATGAGACTGATGGAAACACAAATTATGTTACTTTAATGACTGTTCATTCTGCTAAGGGTTTAGAATATGATAATATATTTCTAGTCGGTATGTCTAAAGGGGTTTTTCCAACTTGGCGAATTTATCAAGATAATAGTATTGCTGATTTAGACACTTTAGAAGAAGAAAGGCGTTTAGCATATGTAGCGGTAACGCGCGCTAAAAAAAGACTTTTTATAAGTTCATCTCGGGGAAAAATTATTGGAACTAAAATTGATAAAGAGCCCTCACAATTTGTGCGAGAAATTGGAATTAATACTGAAGATGGAATCTTGGCAGGGTCCAAAGCGGGGTTGGATTTATCAGAGAACAGCCAAGAAGAAATTATTTCAATGAACTCTAAGATGGTAATCGGCGATCTAATTTCGCATGTAATATTCGGAGAGGGAGAAGTTATAGATTTAGGTGAAAATAATAATGCGGTAATCAAATTTTCGGATGGTAGTATTAAAACTTTAAATAAAATCCACCATTCAATTAGGATTTTAAGAGAGAGATAA
- a CDS encoding glycosyltransferase: protein MKLSLISVMNDSKKDVEKYLKDLLEQDNQDFEIILCINKTNEEAEIINLIANYQLYFNDRLISIYNSKNSSYQYNLMSAFQIAKGDFVATLNTDVSLKKYYVNKMITAAVKYDVDVLEFRPRIIGSIRWKPKQRNNIEEPTLTAKSKNIIAYAYPFVFNKIFKKQLIKKILSYKPLNTNDTKMCVEINYILLLESKNYMYLNYGIYREFFESEIWFNSKRMLSSFDGIQKWITNSTSLEKYENELNYAKLYFFKLLLTAFLKETTILYRYVYQSEKKKIKETRTKMWLQKHYELIEKIEKEYQKNKFELINPYIHNKLNEVSLLLLDNKKLRKIGILSSLE from the coding sequence ATGAAACTTTCTTTAATTTCAGTAATGAATGATTCGAAAAAAGATGTTGAAAAATACTTAAAAGATTTATTAGAGCAGGATAATCAAGATTTTGAAATAATTTTATGCATTAATAAAACTAATGAAGAAGCTGAAATTATTAATTTGATTGCGAATTATCAACTATATTTTAATGATCGTTTAATCAGTATTTATAACTCGAAAAATAGTTCATATCAATACAATTTAATGAGCGCTTTTCAAATTGCAAAAGGCGATTTCGTAGCAACCTTGAATACTGATGTAAGTTTAAAAAAATATTATGTTAATAAAATGATAACTGCAGCAGTTAAGTATGATGTTGATGTTTTAGAGTTCCGTCCAAGGATTATAGGATCAATCCGCTGAAAGCCAAAACAGCGCAACAATATTGAAGAACCAACTCTTACTGCAAAATCAAAGAATATTATTGCTTATGCTTACCCGTTTGTTTTTAATAAAATTTTTAAGAAACAACTAATTAAGAAAATTCTTTCTTATAAACCACTAAATACAAACGATACTAAAATGTGTGTAGAAATAAATTATATTTTATTATTAGAATCAAAAAATTATATGTATCTCAACTACGGGATTTATAGAGAATTTTTTGAGTCAGAAATTTGATTTAATTCAAAAAGAATGTTATCTTCATTTGATGGTATACAAAAGTGAATAACAAATAGTACTAGTTTAGAGAAATACGAAAATGAGTTAAATTATGCAAAATTATATTTCTTTAAGCTTTTGCTAACAGCATTTTTAAAAGAAACTACAATTTTATATCGCTATGTGTATCAAAGTGAGAAGAAAAAAATAAAGGAAACAAGAACTAAGATGTGGCTTCAAAAACACTATGAATTAATAGAAAAAATTGAAAAAGAATATCAAAAAAATAAATTTGAATTAATCAACCCATATATTCATAATAAATTGAATGAAGTATCACTATTGTTATTGGATAATAAAAAATTACGTAAAATAGGGATTTTGAGTTCACTTGAATAA